The following coding sequences are from one Candidatus Neomarinimicrobiota bacterium window:
- a CDS encoding radical SAM protein codes for MPELLTLPENVTEFQVDPNCMSIRRRNFSNEITFHMPGLKTHRTSEIEGSLTEFVSLSVTGSACALSCEHCKTEVLKGMVDLTAEGGSLYDTCQRLAEKGARGVLVSGGSDLKGRVPLLQHVPDLIRIRKELGLIIRLHVGLPDEETCAAISEIGIDGAMLDIIGDQETISDVYHLSATPDDYGMALENLQRYNVPTIPHIIIGHYFGKMKGEWNALQMIKNNPPKILVLVILMPLTGTPMANVLPPSMDEIGLFFQTARIALPETPVMLGCAKPIGEMKLGVDKLALETGLNGIAYPADGIVGQSEQLGLKPNIVNACCGVTW; via the coding sequence ATGCCTGAGCTCCTAACTCTGCCGGAAAATGTGACCGAGTTCCAAGTTGACCCGAATTGTATGTCTATTCGTCGGAGGAATTTTTCAAACGAAATTACTTTTCATATGCCCGGCCTCAAGACGCACCGGACTTCAGAAATTGAAGGTTCATTGACGGAATTTGTTTCTCTGAGTGTGACGGGTTCAGCCTGCGCATTGAGCTGCGAGCACTGCAAAACGGAAGTGCTGAAGGGAATGGTGGATCTGACAGCCGAAGGGGGTTCTTTATATGATACCTGCCAGCGATTAGCGGAAAAGGGCGCACGGGGAGTTTTGGTCTCAGGCGGCAGTGACCTGAAAGGCAGAGTCCCACTGTTGCAGCACGTGCCCGATTTGATAAGGATTCGAAAGGAATTAGGTTTGATTATTCGTTTGCATGTCGGACTTCCCGACGAGGAAACGTGCGCGGCTATCTCGGAAATCGGCATAGACGGAGCGATGCTGGATATCATCGGTGATCAGGAAACAATATCCGATGTCTATCATCTGTCGGCTACGCCGGATGATTACGGAATGGCATTGGAAAATCTACAGCGATACAATGTGCCGACAATTCCGCATATTATCATCGGGCATTATTTCGGAAAGATGAAAGGTGAATGGAACGCGCTTCAGATGATTAAGAATAACCCGCCGAAAATTTTGGTACTGGTAATATTGATGCCGCTCACGGGAACGCCTATGGCAAACGTTTTACCTCCTTCAATGGACGAAATCGGATTGTTTTTTCAGACAGCCCGGATTGCATTACCAGAGACTCCTGTTATGCTGGGATGCGCCAAGCCGATAGGCGAAATGAAGCTGGGAGTAGATAAATTAGCCCTTGAAACGGGATTGAACGGAATCGCTTACCCCGCTGACGGGATAGTGGGTCAATCCGAACAACTCGGATTAAAGCCGAATATCGTAAATGCTTGTTGTGGAGTAACCTGGTAA
- a CDS encoding alpha/beta hydrolase, whose product MKILQRLSLVSILLLFVVLTACSDESKNVATSADGVPISFSVYGEGTPAIVLIHGWCWGQNNWIGQIRELSRQNKIITIDLAGFGGSGHGRTDWTMKAFGEDVVSVVEKLGLEQVVLVGFSMGDKVIVEAARIMPERIIGLVGVDNFHNVESKLTDEQIAGFMAPFRADFAGALNAMLLSMVLPNADSTKVLEKVRADYGGCAAPPDIAIAVLENYIKHDMTESLREIKAPIHCINSDFVPTDIEAAQRYVSSFKVEIMSGVGHLLLWEDTATFNRLLGEIVKTFEAS is encoded by the coding sequence ATGAAAATCCTGCAAAGGTTATCGTTAGTGAGTATTCTTTTATTATTTGTTGTCTTAACAGCCTGTTCAGATGAATCCAAAAATGTTGCTACATCCGCAGATGGTGTACCCATAAGCTTTAGTGTATATGGTGAAGGGACACCGGCAATCGTTTTAATTCACGGCTGGTGCTGGGGTCAGAATAACTGGATTGGGCAAATCCGGGAATTGTCACGGCAGAATAAAATTATTACAATTGATCTTGCGGGTTTCGGAGGATCCGGTCATGGTCGTACCGATTGGACTATGAAAGCTTTTGGAGAGGATGTGGTTTCGGTTGTTGAGAAACTCGGTCTCGAGCAGGTAGTGCTTGTAGGATTCTCAATGGGTGACAAAGTTATAGTCGAAGCTGCGCGGATTATGCCGGAACGTATTATTGGTTTGGTAGGGGTTGACAATTTCCATAATGTGGAATCGAAACTTACAGATGAACAGATTGCTGGATTCATGGCCCCGTTTCGTGCTGATTTTGCCGGAGCTTTAAATGCAATGTTACTTTCCATGGTCCTCCCAAATGCTGATTCTACTAAGGTTCTGGAAAAAGTGAGAGCTGATTATGGTGGATGCGCCGCTCCACCTGATATTGCAATAGCTGTACTGGAAAATTATATAAAACACGATATGACAGAGTCACTCAGGGAGATAAAAGCTCCTATTCACTGCATAAACTCTGATTTTGTTCCCACAGATATTGAAGCCGCTCAACGCTATGTTTCCTCCTTCAAGGTCGAAATAATGTCGGGAGTGGGTCATTTACTTCTCTGGGAAGATACTGCTACGTTTAATCGATTACTCGGTGAAATTGTTAAGACATTTGAAGCGTCTTAA
- a CDS encoding 4Fe-4S binding protein, whose amino-acid sequence MNLAFTIDNRKCIGCHACTVACKSEHDIPLGVNRTWVKYVEKGVYPDTRRLFSVLRCNHCEDAPCIDICPTNALHTLDNGIVDFDTDRCIGCKSCMQACPYDALYINPETHVAEKCNFCAHRIEAQMAPACVIVCPVEAIGFGDISDPNADITKLIAMEAVTVRKAEKGTKPKVFYINGDSASLDPGSTAKKDEYMWSEQSRGVGHFAHYADQRSSEKDPEDLLVQLALDNKGKHGKEIQETLKSGDARRVYDSPSKGVLWGWEVSAYVWTKAISAGLFMVLALGSLFGWFEISAGLREKSLWSSMLFLVITGGLLVKDLDQPKRFLYVLLRPHWSSWLVKGAYFITAFGAILSLSILNLYFPTGIDSRLFDIIGGLIAFMVAIYTALLFAQAKGRDFWQSPIAPAQMGVNSLLAGTALLLMLGSGLGSGIINLAIALLITNLLFTALELFTPHMTDDAKSVADMILKGRYGRQFWITIIFSRVVPLLLFMFAPQLLPIDLVALIVLAGILSTEHIWVRAPQLITLS is encoded by the coding sequence ATGAACTTAGCATTCACAATAGATAATCGGAAGTGTATCGGCTGTCATGCTTGCACGGTAGCATGTAAGTCAGAGCATGATATTCCATTAGGAGTCAACAGAACATGGGTAAAGTATGTGGAAAAGGGCGTTTATCCCGATACCCGCAGACTTTTCTCGGTTCTTCGGTGCAACCATTGTGAAGATGCTCCTTGCATTGATATATGCCCGACCAATGCTCTGCACACTCTCGATAACGGTATTGTGGACTTTGATACTGATCGGTGTATAGGCTGCAAATCATGCATGCAAGCGTGTCCGTATGACGCGTTATATATCAATCCGGAAACTCACGTGGCAGAAAAATGTAATTTCTGCGCCCACCGGATAGAAGCGCAAATGGCGCCGGCATGCGTGATTGTATGTCCCGTTGAGGCGATTGGATTTGGCGATATAAGTGACCCGAACGCCGATATTACGAAACTTATCGCAATGGAAGCTGTTACCGTGCGAAAAGCGGAAAAAGGAACAAAGCCGAAAGTGTTTTATATTAACGGTGACAGCGCTTCGCTTGATCCCGGCTCAACTGCAAAAAAAGACGAATATATGTGGAGCGAGCAATCACGCGGTGTGGGACATTTCGCTCATTACGCCGACCAACGGAGCTCTGAAAAAGACCCTGAAGATCTGCTCGTGCAACTCGCTCTTGATAATAAGGGTAAACATGGGAAAGAGATTCAGGAGACGCTGAAATCCGGGGATGCCCGAAGAGTTTACGACAGTCCGAGCAAGGGCGTTCTCTGGGGCTGGGAAGTATCCGCTTATGTTTGGACAAAGGCTATTTCAGCGGGTCTGTTTATGGTATTGGCTTTAGGAAGCTTGTTCGGATGGTTTGAGATAAGCGCTGGATTGAGAGAAAAATCTCTCTGGTCGTCAATGCTCTTTTTGGTCATTACCGGCGGACTGTTGGTTAAGGACCTTGACCAACCGAAACGGTTTCTCTATGTCCTGCTCCGACCTCATTGGTCATCGTGGTTGGTCAAAGGAGCTTATTTCATCACGGCGTTCGGGGCAATCTTATCTCTTTCCATATTGAATCTTTATTTCCCAACAGGAATAGACAGTCGTCTGTTTGATATTATCGGAGGCTTGATTGCCTTTATGGTAGCCATATACACGGCGTTACTTTTCGCTCAGGCGAAGGGAAGAGATTTTTGGCAGTCGCCGATTGCGCCGGCGCAAATGGGTGTGAATTCACTGCTTGCCGGAACTGCGCTTCTGCTGATGCTCGGCTCCGGCTTAGGCAGCGGGATAATCAATCTCGCAATAGCTCTTCTGATTACAAACCTGTTATTCACCGCACTTGAGCTGTTCACGCCGCATATGACGGACGACGCAAAATCGGTTGCGGATATGATTCTTAAAGGGAGATACGGCAGACAATTCTGGATAACGATAATTTTTTCAAGAGTAGTACCGCTATTATTGTTTATGTTCGCGCCGCAATTATTGCCAATAGATTTAGTGGCGTTGATAGTATTAGCGGGAATATTAAGTACTGAACATATCTGGGTCAGAGCTCCGCAACTGATAACCTTGAGTTGA
- a CDS encoding radical SAM protein: protein MVKLLKKYLSDPFLKRLYSEIRKAGSLRSISVDITHECNIRCRGCYFFSEGMEESESPPDENKFDAFIERELERGTNFVTVVGGEPSLMLGRLKKLHSNFHINVSTNGLIKIPYEGFESMPIGVSVWGDNQTDRYMRGGGNVDTFAIALKNYKDDPRAFWYYTVAPGRKNEIERVVEKCINNGNQVLFNFYGDLLGFGGELDSGSGFDEVRIEIDRMISLYPDKMFMSSYLSKIVSTGTLYGLKWGHEVCTSLSANHEANFERLKNGNPYNPHFRAYNADLESTRRCCTGINRSCHTCFDVWEHFSWVILNMKKHIGSKQEFSNWLTTMYLFYLINRLVNFDEGIKLLPEIHKRLGNTTKRESHNIDRIKISAFATVESGLMEITDP from the coding sequence ATGGTTAAACTGCTAAAAAAATATCTGTCTGACCCGTTCCTGAAGCGGCTTTACAGTGAGATTCGAAAAGCAGGCTCTCTCCGGTCCATCTCTGTGGACATCACTCACGAGTGCAATATCCGGTGCAGAGGGTGTTATTTTTTCAGCGAGGGAATGGAAGAGTCTGAGTCTCCTCCCGATGAAAACAAATTTGATGCGTTTATAGAACGAGAGCTCGAACGGGGAACTAATTTTGTCACTGTTGTGGGAGGCGAACCGAGTCTCATGCTGGGGAGACTGAAAAAACTTCATTCAAATTTTCATATAAATGTTTCAACAAACGGTCTTATAAAAATACCATATGAAGGGTTCGAGTCAATGCCTATCGGTGTTTCGGTATGGGGAGATAATCAGACAGACAGATATATGCGAGGCGGCGGAAACGTTGATACATTCGCGATAGCGCTGAAGAATTACAAAGACGATCCAAGAGCGTTCTGGTACTATACTGTGGCTCCGGGACGGAAGAATGAGATTGAGCGGGTAGTGGAGAAGTGTATAAACAACGGTAATCAGGTTTTATTTAATTTTTACGGCGATTTGTTAGGATTTGGCGGGGAATTGGATTCCGGCAGCGGTTTTGACGAAGTGAGAATTGAGATAGACCGAATGATCAGCCTCTACCCTGATAAGATGTTTATGAGTTCTTACCTGAGTAAAATCGTTTCAACAGGCACTTTATACGGTTTGAAATGGGGACATGAAGTATGCACGAGTTTGAGCGCGAATCACGAGGCGAATTTCGAAAGATTGAAAAACGGAAATCCTTATAACCCGCACTTCAGAGCTTATAATGCTGATTTGGAATCTACTCGTAGATGCTGTACCGGAATCAACCGTTCGTGCCATACTTGTTTCGATGTCTGGGAGCATTTTTCGTGGGTAATTCTCAATATGAAAAAACATATCGGATCTAAGCAGGAATTCAGTAACTGGCTAACGACTATGTATCTGTTTTATCTTATAAACCGATTGGTGAATTTTGATGAAGGGATCAAGCTACTGCCGGAAATCCACAAACGGCTTGGAAATACGACTAAGAGAGAATCACATAATATAGATAGAATCAAAATTTCTGCTTTCGCTACCGTGGAAAGCGGGTTAATGGAGATTACCGATCCCTGA
- a CDS encoding molybdopterin-dependent oxidoreductase, whose protein sequence is MSHNIKKSMIERVCESIGLLKSIEQSGELINEFTEAPADFSNYPPPEKWDDWTEYDANSWPRRVKKSYSIVPTTCFNCESACGMLAYIDKENGTIRRFEGNPYHPGSRGRNCAKGPATINQINDPERILYPLKRKGERGSGEWERVSWEDALNDISGKLRKSLQEGRQNNIAYHVGRPGHEGYTERVLQAWGVDGHNSHTNICSAGARTGYALWQMFDRPSPDHANAKTILLISSHLETGHYFNPHAQRIIEGMMDGAKLIVMDPRLSNTASMADVWMPTYPGSEAAVLLAIAKIILDEGKYDRQYMETWVNWQDYMAKVHPSDNPTFDNFIGRLKKEYEEFTPEFAAAEANITPESIVQAAKMVADAGSKLSTHNWRSAGSGNLGGWQVARCLHFLNVLTGSVGTVGGTSPSGWNKFKPKFFDVPPAQKFWNELHYPAEYPIAHHEMSFLLPHFLKEGRGELDVYFTRVFNPVWTYPDGFTWIEALKDESKIKLHVAMTPTWNETAYWADYVLPMGHAGERHDLNSYETHSGMWIAFRQPVLREFARREGKEVEFTYEVNPGEVWEEDEFWIELSWKIDPDESLGIRKHFKSPYRDGEKISVDEYYQYIFENIPGLKDKAAEEDLAPLDYMRKYGAFEIEETSYEKNRNPLDESQMEGTELNSAGQIVKDGKIIGVQDGEVAVTGFPTPSKKQEFYSNTMAEWKWEEFTIPKYIKSHIHPENLDKSKNEYVLVPTFRLPTLIHSRSGNAKWLVEIAHRNPIWIHPSTAEKVGIKNSSDLLKIETEIGYFIDKVWITEGMKPDVIACSHHIGRWRRRQDMKGNSWAMNTVSIEEVEPGKYKMSVLDSVKPFDSSDSDSKRIWWRDGGVHQNITFPVHPDPISGMHCWHQKVSISVPKDGEKYGDIFVDTNKSHEVYKEWLKLTRPGPGPDGLRRPLWFARTLRPAEETFYVK, encoded by the coding sequence ATGAGTCATAATATAAAAAAATCAATGATCGAACGGGTATGCGAATCGATAGGCTTGTTAAAAAGTATCGAACAGTCCGGCGAATTAATAAATGAATTTACGGAAGCACCGGCTGATTTCTCGAATTATCCACCACCTGAGAAATGGGACGACTGGACCGAGTACGATGCGAACTCGTGGCCGCGAAGGGTAAAGAAGAGCTACTCGATAGTTCCAACGACCTGCTTCAACTGCGAATCAGCATGCGGTATGCTGGCGTATATTGATAAGGAAAATGGCACAATCAGGCGGTTTGAAGGTAATCCGTATCATCCGGGAAGCAGAGGAAGAAATTGCGCTAAAGGTCCCGCTACTATAAATCAGATCAATGATCCCGAGAGGATATTATACCCGCTGAAACGTAAAGGCGAGAGAGGCAGCGGTGAATGGGAACGGGTTTCATGGGAAGACGCTCTTAACGATATATCAGGAAAATTAAGAAAATCGTTGCAGGAAGGGCGACAAAATAATATAGCCTATCATGTAGGAAGACCGGGTCATGAAGGATACACGGAAAGGGTTCTTCAGGCGTGGGGAGTGGATGGGCATAATTCGCATACCAATATATGCTCTGCCGGAGCGCGGACAGGATATGCTCTCTGGCAAATGTTCGACAGACCCTCTCCCGACCACGCCAACGCAAAGACGATCTTACTCATCAGTTCACATTTGGAAACGGGACACTATTTCAATCCGCACGCGCAAAGGATAATTGAAGGGATGATGGACGGCGCGAAACTCATAGTTATGGATCCGCGACTTTCGAATACTGCGAGTATGGCGGATGTATGGATGCCGACTTATCCGGGTTCTGAAGCGGCTGTACTGCTTGCAATTGCGAAAATCATTCTCGATGAAGGCAAATATGACAGACAATATATGGAAACATGGGTAAACTGGCAGGATTATATGGCGAAAGTTCATCCTTCTGATAATCCGACTTTTGATAACTTTATAGGACGACTCAAAAAAGAGTATGAAGAATTCACACCTGAATTCGCGGCGGCTGAGGCTAATATCACACCTGAGTCTATCGTACAGGCAGCTAAAATGGTGGCGGATGCGGGAAGTAAACTCTCAACGCACAACTGGCGTTCCGCGGGAAGCGGGAACCTCGGCGGATGGCAGGTAGCGCGTTGTCTCCACTTTCTGAATGTATTGACAGGCAGCGTTGGAACTGTAGGCGGCACATCTCCCAGCGGTTGGAATAAATTCAAGCCTAAATTCTTCGATGTTCCTCCGGCACAGAAATTCTGGAATGAACTGCACTATCCCGCTGAATATCCGATAGCGCACCATGAAATGAGTTTTCTTCTCCCGCATTTTCTAAAGGAGGGAAGAGGGGAATTAGACGTTTACTTCACCCGGGTTTTTAATCCTGTCTGGACTTATCCGGACGGATTCACATGGATAGAAGCGTTGAAGGATGAATCAAAAATAAAATTACACGTTGCGATGACTCCCACATGGAACGAAACGGCTTATTGGGCGGATTATGTGCTTCCCATGGGGCATGCAGGCGAGCGGCACGACCTTAATTCCTACGAAACACATTCAGGAATGTGGATAGCGTTCCGTCAGCCGGTGCTACGGGAGTTTGCCCGCAGAGAAGGAAAAGAGGTTGAGTTTACTTATGAAGTGAACCCCGGTGAGGTATGGGAAGAAGATGAGTTTTGGATAGAGCTTTCGTGGAAGATAGACCCGGATGAATCGCTCGGCATAAGAAAACATTTCAAGTCTCCTTATCGTGATGGCGAAAAAATCAGTGTGGACGAATATTATCAATATATCTTTGAAAATATTCCGGGCTTGAAGGATAAAGCCGCTGAGGAAGATTTGGCTCCGCTTGACTATATGAGAAAATACGGCGCATTTGAAATTGAAGAAACTTCATACGAAAAAAACCGAAACCCGCTGGATGAATCACAAATGGAAGGCACGGAACTGAACAGCGCCGGTCAGATCGTTAAAGACGGTAAAATTATCGGGGTTCAGGATGGCGAAGTAGCTGTCACCGGGTTTCCGACACCATCGAAAAAACAGGAATTCTACTCCAACACAATGGCTGAATGGAAATGGGAAGAATTTACCATCCCTAAATATATCAAGAGTCACATTCACCCCGAGAATCTTGATAAATCGAAAAACGAATACGTCCTTGTGCCCACTTTCAGACTACCTACCTTGATTCACAGCCGGTCGGGAAACGCTAAATGGCTCGTTGAGATTGCGCACCGAAATCCAATATGGATCCATCCTTCCACAGCTGAAAAAGTAGGTATAAAAAACAGCAGCGATCTACTGAAGATTGAAACAGAAATCGGCTATTTCATAGACAAGGTATGGATAACGGAGGGGATGAAGCCCGATGTTATCGCCTGTTCCCATCATATCGGCAGATGGCGTCGCCGGCAGGATATGAAAGGAAACAGTTGGGCAATGAATACGGTTTCTATCGAAGAGGTAGAGCCGGGTAAGTATAAAATGTCGGTTTTGGATTCTGTTAAGCCATTTGACAGCAGCGACAGCGACTCGAAACGTATCTGGTGGCGTGACGGCGGAGTGCATCAAAATATTACATTCCCTGTCCATCCCGATCCTATATCGGGTATGCATTGCTGGCATCAGAAAGTATCCATCAGCGTTCCGAAGGATGGGGAGAAATACGGCGATATATTCGTGGACACGAATAAGTCCCATGAGGTTTATAAAGAGTGGCTGAAGTTGACCCGTCCCGGCCCCGGCCCTGACGGCTTGAGACGTCCTCTCTGGTTTGCCCGGACTCTGAGACCGGCGGAAGAAACTTTCTACGTTAAATAA
- a CDS encoding lipoate--protein ligase family protein, with the protein MVKPIRLIDLGAIDGIMTQAVYHAVAEKMDESTPDTIILNSTKSPYVCFGYHQDAESVIDLDVCRKLNVPAVRRKLGGGATYLDENQLFYQLVFQKSELPANFRNVYAKMLEAPVKTLKSFGLNAKLKDINEIEVDGKRIAGTGGGQIGDACVVVGNFLFDFDFEAMSSLWKAPWDSFRTLAGKALRNHITTLWEYDSSFSKEIISSQLIIDFSAVFQRPIQPGELTSDEKELSEELSEKLSSTEFVVDTNKNGASPRPLKISNGVFIHAENYSLGVNRIRGSFTVANNFIEESIIELRNGNLWEAIDVDLYGIEIADWTNHIKIELRAA; encoded by the coding sequence ATGGTAAAACCGATACGATTGATAGATTTAGGAGCGATTGACGGCATAATGACTCAGGCGGTGTATCACGCGGTAGCGGAGAAAATGGATGAGTCAACGCCCGATACCATAATACTGAACAGCACAAAATCTCCGTATGTTTGTTTTGGCTATCATCAGGATGCGGAAAGTGTCATAGATTTGGATGTGTGCAGAAAATTAAATGTACCTGCGGTTCGCCGTAAATTGGGCGGAGGCGCTACTTATCTTGATGAAAATCAGCTCTTTTACCAGCTGGTATTTCAAAAATCGGAATTGCCGGCAAATTTCAGGAATGTTTATGCGAAAATGTTGGAAGCGCCCGTGAAAACCCTAAAATCGTTTGGACTTAACGCAAAACTAAAAGATATAAACGAGATAGAGGTTGACGGCAAACGGATTGCCGGAACGGGTGGCGGGCAAATAGGCGATGCGTGTGTTGTTGTGGGGAACTTTTTATTCGATTTCGATTTTGAAGCTATGTCTTCATTATGGAAAGCTCCATGGGATTCTTTCCGAACACTTGCGGGAAAAGCGCTTAGGAACCACATTACAACTCTTTGGGAATACGACAGTTCATTCAGCAAAGAAATCATATCGTCGCAACTGATAATAGATTTTTCAGCTGTTTTTCAAAGACCGATTCAGCCGGGAGAATTAACTTCAGATGAGAAAGAACTCTCGGAGGAATTATCTGAGAAATTGAGCTCAACAGAGTTTGTTGTTGATACCAATAAAAACGGTGCGTCGCCAAGACCGCTTAAAATTTCTAACGGAGTTTTTATACACGCTGAAAATTATTCTTTGGGAGTAAATAGAATACGCGGCAGCTTTACGGTGGCAAATAATTTCATAGAAGAATCAATAATCGAGCTGCGGAATGGCAATTTATGGGAAGCAATTGATGTTGATCTTTATGGAATAGAGATTGCTGATTGGACAAATCATATTAAAATTGAATTGCGTGCTGCCTGA
- a CDS encoding radical SAM protein: MATEMLALSEQKEMRNLSPDYVRISAAAAIELGLKPGRLDRCNCGCINLLQNYPEGCYANCSYCGLARERPGIAEENSFIRVDWPLYPTEQVAEKIAEREANGGVGRVCIAQVQDHRANADLLSMTKIVHSAAPDVPISALVTATLMDRQVLAEIKEAGADIIGIGMDAATEEIFYNTRGKGAKGPHDWNYHWEIVNLAREMYGAYKVNCHIIIGLGETDRDLTNIFYKCKEEQLSCYLFSFNPEPGTALQDSERQPIARHRRIQLVKQLIENNGLSKDALEFDKNGFISNIDYSADIINLTVNEGIAFMTDGCPDRDGVMACNRPCGSYRPGEEFRDYPFPPMSKDIEVIQNEMRLNEVITA, encoded by the coding sequence ATGGCAACTGAGATGTTAGCTCTGAGTGAGCAAAAGGAAATGCGGAATTTAAGCCCCGATTATGTGAGGATAAGCGCGGCGGCGGCAATCGAGCTGGGGCTAAAGCCGGGTCGGCTTGACAGGTGTAACTGTGGATGTATCAACTTGCTTCAGAATTATCCTGAAGGCTGTTACGCGAATTGCAGCTATTGCGGATTGGCCAGGGAACGTCCCGGTATTGCAGAAGAAAATTCGTTTATCAGAGTTGATTGGCCCCTTTATCCAACGGAGCAGGTGGCGGAGAAAATAGCTGAAAGGGAAGCGAATGGCGGGGTCGGAAGAGTTTGTATTGCGCAGGTGCAGGATCATCGGGCAAACGCAGATCTTCTAAGTATGACGAAAATTGTTCACAGCGCGGCTCCTGACGTGCCTATCTCTGCTTTGGTTACAGCGACACTGATGGACAGACAGGTTCTTGCGGAGATAAAAGAAGCCGGAGCGGATATTATCGGAATCGGGATGGACGCCGCCACAGAAGAGATTTTTTATAATACCCGCGGAAAAGGCGCAAAGGGTCCCCACGATTGGAATTATCACTGGGAAATTGTAAATCTTGCCCGCGAGATGTACGGCGCTTATAAAGTGAATTGCCATATCATCATCGGATTGGGCGAGACCGACAGGGATTTGACGAACATCTTTTATAAATGTAAGGAAGAGCAGTTGTCGTGCTACCTGTTCTCATTCAATCCTGAGCCGGGAACGGCATTGCAGGATTCGGAACGTCAGCCGATAGCCAGGCATCGGCGTATTCAGCTGGTCAAACAGTTGATAGAAAATAATGGACTTTCAAAAGACGCATTGGAATTTGATAAAAACGGATTTATCTCGAATATAGATTATTCCGCTGATATTATTAATTTAACAGTGAATGAAGGAATCGCGTTTATGACGGACGGATGTCCCGATAGAGATGGTGTGATGGCGTGCAACAGACCATGCGGTTCCTACAGACCCGGAGAGGAATTCCGGGATTATCCATTTCCGCCAATGTCGAAAGATATAGAAGTGATTCAAAACGAGATGCGTCTAAATGAGGTAATCACCGCGTAA
- a CDS encoding outer membrane protein transport protein — protein sequence MRNFTTLTAIILVAVLITAPVANATNGYFSSGYGTAYKGLAGAGVALSLSTLAAATNPASMVGLGNRYDLSVAYFNPNRNFTVDGNPSGFPGTFGLAPGTVESSSTTFIIPSLGFNRMLNETSSYGVSIYGNGGMNSDYESPVFGFNPTGLDFAQLFIQPTYAIKLTSQHSVGAGVILAFQRFRAEGLGAFAPFSSDGANITDNDYSTSIGFGLKVGYLGELSEMLSVGASYQLKTAMSEFDEYAGLFAEQGDFDVPATWTAGVALSPNDDITLVADVQQILYSGVASISNPFLQFDPATGAPTNPLGADNGAGFGWEDMTIIKIGIQYVMDESLTLRGGFSFGGQPIPDGDTSTALMFNILAPAVVETHISVGATKTMNNGHAVSLAVTRALSNSISGPNPLEAPSQQTITLEMDQWEVEVGYSF from the coding sequence ATGCGTAATTTCACAACTCTAACTGCAATTATTCTGGTTGCAGTTCTAATAACGGCACCGGTTGCCAATGCAACAAACGGATATTTTTCCAGCGGATACGGCACCGCTTATAAAGGTTTAGCCGGAGCAGGAGTTGCTCTTTCTTTGAGCACTTTAGCCGCCGCCACTAATCCGGCATCTATGGTAGGGCTTGGAAATCGCTACGACCTCAGCGTCGCCTACTTCAACCCGAATAGAAATTTCACTGTTGACGGTAATCCGTCAGGATTTCCGGGTACTTTCGGTTTAGCGCCGGGCACCGTTGAAAGCAGTTCCACTACTTTTATCATCCCTTCATTAGGATTTAACAGGATGCTGAATGAGACAAGTTCATATGGTGTTTCTATTTACGGCAACGGCGGTATGAATTCTGATTACGAATCACCGGTTTTCGGTTTTAATCCAACGGGTCTTGATTTTGCGCAGCTCTTCATCCAACCTACGTATGCTATCAAGCTTACTTCACAACATTCTGTTGGAGCAGGCGTGATTTTGGCATTTCAGCGTTTCAGAGCGGAAGGTTTGGGAGCATTCGCACCATTTTCCTCCGATGGCGCTAATATAACGGACAATGATTATTCTACTTCAATCGGGTTCGGTCTAAAAGTCGGTTATCTCGGCGAGCTTTCTGAAATGCTGTCTGTTGGGGCTTCATACCAATTAAAAACAGCGATGAGTGAATTTGACGAGTACGCCGGATTATTTGCCGAACAGGGTGATTTTGACGTTCCAGCCACATGGACAGCGGGCGTTGCTCTGAGTCCCAATGATGATATTACTCTTGTGGCGGATGTTCAGCAGATTTTATACAGCGGTGTTGCATCAATCAGCAACCCGTTTCTTCAATTCGATCCTGCGACCGGAGCGCCGACAAACCCTCTTGGTGCAGATAACGGCGCCGGATTCGGATGGGAAGATATGACCATCATCAAAATAGGCATTCAATACGTTATGGACGAAAGCCTCACACTTAGAGGCGGTTTTTCATTCGGTGGTCAGCCCATACCTGACGGCGACACAAGTACTGCTTTAATGTTTAATATACTCGCTCCGGCAGTGGTGGAAACTCATATCTCCGTCGGCGCTACCAAAACAATGAATAACGGTCATGCTGTCAGCTTGGCAGTTACTCGTGCATTGTCAAATTCGATTTCAGGTCCTAATCCATTAGAAGCTCCTTCTCAGCAGACTATTACCCTTGAGATGGATCAATGGGAGGTTGAAGTTGGATACTCATTCTAA